The proteins below come from a single Parageobacillus thermoglucosidasius genomic window:
- a CDS encoding DedA family protein, which produces MDTGVLFSYVHSYGYAIIFLFLFFGVVGIPAPEESLLFFLGIFIAKQQLLWQYCFMASWCGVVAGMVIAYGLGRFFGAPFIKRYGKYIGIKEEKWERTKRLFHRHGKWVILFGYYVPGVRQVSPYMAGVIRFPFRSFLLHASVGAAIWTIPIIVVGMLLGRHVKIPLIYFPMFGIAAFLLFLSGMWVAQRFRKKSFEN; this is translated from the coding sequence ATGGATACAGGGGTTTTGTTTTCATATGTGCACTCATATGGATATGCAATTATTTTTCTGTTTCTGTTTTTTGGTGTTGTCGGCATTCCCGCGCCAGAAGAGAGTTTGCTCTTTTTTCTCGGGATTTTTATTGCCAAGCAGCAGTTGTTATGGCAATACTGTTTTATGGCAAGCTGGTGCGGCGTGGTGGCGGGGATGGTCATTGCCTACGGCCTTGGCCGCTTTTTCGGGGCGCCATTTATTAAAAGGTATGGAAAGTATATCGGAATAAAAGAAGAAAAATGGGAGCGAACAAAAAGGTTGTTTCACCGGCACGGAAAGTGGGTCATTTTGTTCGGCTATTATGTTCCGGGCGTTCGGCAAGTTTCCCCATATATGGCTGGCGTGATCCGCTTTCCTTTCCGTTCCTTTTTATTGCATGCCTCCGTTGGCGCGGCGATATGGACGATCCCGATTATCGTTGTTGGGATGCTGCTCGGCCGGCATGTGAAAATTCCGCTCATTTATTTTCCAATGTTCGGAATTGCTGCATTTTTGCTATTTTTGTCTGGGATGTGGGTCGCGCAACGATTTCGCAAAAAATCTTTTGAAAATTAA
- a CDS encoding MGDG synthase family glycosyltransferase, producing MMKILVLPLFQMSTGHHKVADTLIDFLQRQFQDVHCKKIDFLSYCNEFMEKIVSEMYLRWIRSHPASYHRVYKTFMYPDFHWLEFVSLEPWLPYFENKMKKLLEKERPTLIICTHSFPSRILQRLKRKRATQTPVINVYTDFFINSVWGKRDIDYHFVPHADAKRELMTKYHIDEKRIIVTGIPVHEAFMAKHSEAKGKRRPFHLLLAGGNQGLGNIIDFFKKMEYSRLFRYSVLCGTNKKLYDEIARWKHPHIRPFSYISSPQEMNRLYNEVDAVITKPGGVTVSEVLHKQLPLFTVSYLPGQEQINLQYLEKRGLIYNLTGHCYYERKIVHVLTDEIEKNRFYRRVNEYFSQIEKTAQDALKEIVAMHQRQYRALWK from the coding sequence ATGATGAAAATTCTTGTATTACCGTTGTTCCAAATGAGTACGGGGCATCATAAAGTCGCGGATACGTTGATCGATTTCCTGCAAAGGCAGTTTCAAGATGTACACTGCAAAAAAATAGATTTTTTAAGCTATTGCAATGAATTTATGGAAAAAATTGTTTCGGAAATGTATTTACGGTGGATTCGCTCTCATCCAGCTTCCTATCACCGCGTTTATAAGACATTTATGTACCCTGATTTTCATTGGCTGGAATTCGTTTCGCTTGAACCATGGCTGCCTTATTTTGAGAATAAAATGAAAAAATTGTTGGAGAAGGAGAGACCAACGCTTATCATTTGCACTCATTCGTTCCCATCGCGCATTTTGCAACGACTAAAGCGGAAAAGGGCGACTCAAACGCCAGTAATCAACGTGTATACAGACTTTTTTATCAATAGCGTGTGGGGGAAACGGGATATTGACTATCATTTTGTTCCGCATGCGGATGCAAAACGGGAACTAATGACGAAATATCATATTGATGAAAAGCGGATTATCGTGACAGGCATTCCTGTTCATGAAGCATTTATGGCCAAACATTCCGAAGCGAAAGGGAAAAGGCGCCCGTTTCATTTGTTGCTGGCGGGAGGCAACCAAGGGCTAGGCAATATTATCGATTTTTTTAAGAAAATGGAATACTCCCGCTTGTTCCGTTATTCGGTATTATGTGGAACAAACAAAAAGTTATATGATGAAATCGCGAGATGGAAGCATCCACATATCCGCCCTTTTTCATACATATCAAGCCCGCAAGAAATGAACCGCTTGTATAACGAAGTGGATGCGGTCATTACAAAGCCGGGCGGCGTTACGGTCAGTGAAGTGCTGCATAAGCAATTGCCTCTTTTCACCGTTAGTTATTTGCCTGGCCAAGAACAAATTAATTTGCAATATCTTGAAAAACGCGGACTAATTTATAATTTGACGGGCCATTGTTATTACGAGCGCAAAATCGTGCATGTATTAACGGACGAAATAGAAAAAAACCGTTTTTATCGCCGGGTGAATGAATATTTTTCCCAGATCGAAAAAACAGCGCAAGACGCGTTAAAAGAGATTGTCGCGATGCATCAAAGACAATACCGTGCTTTATGGAAATAG
- a CDS encoding D-alanine--D-alanine ligase → MKTRVGILYGGKSPEHNVSLSTAMAVMNAIDKTKFDVIPIYITTEGQWIKGERLTGQVTEIKQLQFQSEAKAIIPVALNQTPTAADGKKQEEAAVDVIFPLLHGPNGEDGTVQGLLELLNIPYVGNGVLASAVGMDKVVMKNLFAQAGLRQAKYVSFTKREWSKNEEAAYDKVEQALGYPCFVKPANAGSSVGITKCKRRADLQAAFAEAFKYDRKIIVEEAIVGREIEIGVIGNDDPICSVVGEIVPKKEFYDYQAKYEDGNTELIIPADVTSEQYETIKQMAITAFKALDLSGLVRADFFLGEDGEVYINEINTMPGFTPYSMFPLLWKHSGISYPELIERLVQLAIERHEEKQTITYTFEK, encoded by the coding sequence ATGAAAACGAGAGTAGGGATTTTATATGGCGGAAAATCGCCTGAACATAACGTATCTTTATCAACAGCGATGGCAGTGATGAATGCCATTGATAAAACGAAATTTGACGTCATCCCAATTTATATTACGACAGAAGGGCAGTGGATCAAAGGCGAGCGGTTGACCGGACAAGTCACGGAAATAAAACAATTGCAGTTTCAGTCTGAGGCGAAAGCCATTATACCGGTGGCGTTGAACCAAACGCCGACAGCTGCAGATGGGAAAAAGCAGGAGGAAGCGGCTGTCGATGTCATTTTTCCGCTGCTGCACGGGCCGAACGGGGAAGATGGTACGGTGCAAGGGCTGCTTGAGCTGCTTAATATTCCTTACGTCGGAAACGGAGTGCTTGCCTCTGCGGTTGGCATGGACAAAGTGGTGATGAAAAACTTGTTCGCGCAAGCGGGATTGCGCCAAGCGAAATACGTGTCGTTTACGAAGCGGGAATGGAGTAAAAATGAAGAAGCGGCGTATGACAAGGTGGAACAAGCGCTTGGCTACCCTTGTTTCGTCAAACCGGCGAATGCCGGATCAAGCGTCGGAATTACGAAGTGCAAACGGCGCGCTGATTTGCAAGCGGCTTTTGCCGAGGCATTTAAGTATGACCGCAAAATTATTGTTGAGGAAGCGATTGTTGGCCGCGAAATCGAAATTGGCGTCATCGGTAACGATGATCCGATTTGTTCCGTTGTCGGAGAAATCGTGCCGAAAAAAGAATTTTACGATTATCAAGCGAAGTATGAGGACGGCAATACAGAATTAATTATTCCGGCAGATGTGACAAGCGAGCAGTACGAAACAATAAAACAAATGGCGATTACCGCGTTTAAGGCGCTTGATCTTTCGGGGCTCGTGCGGGCCGACTTTTTCTTAGGGGAAGACGGCGAAGTCTACATTAATGAAATTAATACAATGCCTGGGTTTACGCCGTATAGCATGTTTCCTTTGTTATGGAAACATAGCGGCATCTCCTATCCGGAACTGATTGAGCGCCTCGTACAGTTGGCGATCGAACGGCATGAAGAAAAGCAAACGATCACGTACACGTTTGAGAAATAA
- a CDS encoding UDP-N-acetylmuramoyl-tripeptide--D-alanyl-D-alanine ligase gives MITRTLRDIQAMVDGRGLADKFLDIMVHGVSTDTRTIQKGNLYVPLKGAKFDGHTFVQDALDKGASAVLWSETEGSPPADVPVIVVDDTLRALQRLAHRYRKQLSAKVIGITGSNGKTTTKDIVAALLATTYKVQKTEGNLNNHIGVPLTLLRLEEDVEMAVVEMGMSNFGEIELLSNIAEPDAAIITNIGESHLQELGSREGIAQAKLEILSGLKKNGLFVYNGDEPLLASRVAHLPLPEHVLTFGQGNKNDYYPESVHLQANGMMFTIRQAANRSFFLPILGKHHVYNALAALAVARFFDVSWENVQEALSRLQVTRMRMEVIETEKGWTVINDAYNANPTSMKAALQLLQELTGYKKKMAVLGDMLELGDREVEFHQEIGAMLRPEIVDYVFTYGKLARHIALAAQPFFPDGRVNAYEDKRALAKDLLAVVSPGDVILLKASRGMKLEELLPDLQ, from the coding sequence ATGATCACTCGTACATTGCGCGATATACAGGCGATGGTGGATGGCCGCGGGCTTGCGGATAAGTTTTTGGACATCATGGTTCATGGGGTTTCAACGGATACGCGAACCATTCAAAAAGGAAATTTATATGTTCCGCTGAAAGGAGCAAAATTTGACGGGCACACATTTGTCCAAGACGCGCTGGATAAAGGAGCGAGCGCTGTCCTTTGGTCGGAAACGGAAGGATCTCCGCCGGCAGACGTGCCAGTGATTGTCGTGGATGACACGTTGCGCGCGCTCCAGCGTCTTGCGCATCGGTACCGCAAGCAGCTTTCAGCAAAAGTCATTGGCATTACCGGGAGCAATGGCAAAACAACGACAAAAGATATCGTTGCCGCATTGTTGGCCACTACCTATAAAGTGCAAAAAACGGAAGGAAATTTAAACAACCATATTGGCGTGCCATTGACGCTCCTTCGTCTGGAAGAAGACGTAGAAATGGCCGTCGTCGAAATGGGAATGAGCAATTTTGGCGAAATTGAATTATTGTCCAACATCGCCGAGCCAGATGCAGCGATTATAACAAATATTGGCGAGTCCCATTTGCAGGAATTAGGTTCGCGTGAAGGGATCGCGCAAGCAAAATTAGAAATTTTGTCCGGCTTAAAAAAGAACGGCCTTTTCGTTTATAACGGAGACGAGCCATTGCTGGCAAGCCGGGTTGCCCATTTGCCGCTGCCGGAGCATGTGTTGACGTTCGGGCAAGGAAATAAAAATGATTATTATCCGGAGTCGGTCCATTTGCAGGCAAATGGCATGATGTTTACCATCCGTCAAGCGGCAAATCGATCTTTTTTTCTGCCGATTTTAGGGAAGCATCATGTATATAACGCATTGGCTGCGCTCGCTGTAGCCCGCTTTTTTGACGTAAGCTGGGAGAACGTGCAAGAGGCGCTTTCGCGATTGCAAGTAACGCGCATGCGCATGGAAGTCATCGAAACGGAAAAGGGCTGGACGGTTATTAATGATGCTTACAACGCCAATCCGACATCGATGAAAGCAGCTTTGCAATTGCTTCAAGAGTTGACAGGATATAAGAAAAAAATGGCTGTGTTGGGAGACATGCTGGAGCTTGGCGATCGGGAAGTGGAATTTCATCAGGAAATTGGTGCAATGCTGCGGCCGGAAATCGTTGATTATGTATTTACGTATGGGAAATTGGCACGCCATATTGCGCTTGCGGCGCAGCCGTTCTTTCCTGACGGGCGCGTGAACGCTTATGAAGATAAGCGGGCATTGGCGAAAGATTTGCTTGCGGTTGTTTCCCCGGGAGATGTGATTTTGCTGAAGGCGTCGCGCGGTATGAAGCTGGAAGAGCTGCTTCCTGATTTGCAATGA
- a CDS encoding alpha/beta hydrolase produces MIGCLCIHGFTGSPGEVAPLAEYLRKRTDWMIKTPTLPGHGQRLQLKGITYDQWFRSAEEELQALMERCETVYVVGFSMGGVIAVYLAEKYKIDKLVLLSAAFYYVNPRQLIKDIHEIIRDGWRSFRENPLFIRYKNKIFATPLTAILEFRKLVNEVRPLLPRVRVPALIVQGEKDGIVPPKSARYLYEQIGSEKKKLLFLPDSYHHVCYGPDRHILFMEVENFLLENGDY; encoded by the coding sequence ATGATCGGATGTCTATGTATTCATGGATTTACGGGAAGCCCTGGTGAAGTTGCCCCGCTCGCGGAATATTTGCGCAAACGGACGGACTGGATGATTAAAACTCCGACACTTCCCGGACATGGCCAGCGTCTCCAGCTAAAAGGGATTACTTATGATCAGTGGTTTCGCTCGGCGGAAGAAGAATTGCAAGCGCTGATGGAAAGATGCGAAACGGTTTATGTGGTCGGCTTTTCGATGGGCGGAGTTATCGCGGTATATTTGGCGGAAAAGTATAAGATTGACAAACTCGTGCTATTAAGCGCCGCGTTTTACTATGTCAATCCGCGCCAATTAATAAAAGACATCCATGAAATCATTCGCGACGGGTGGCGGAGTTTTCGCGAAAATCCGCTTTTTATCCGCTATAAAAATAAAATTTTTGCGACGCCGCTGACGGCGATATTAGAATTCCGGAAGTTAGTGAACGAAGTCCGGCCGCTTTTGCCTCGTGTCCGCGTTCCTGCATTGATTGTGCAGGGAGAAAAAGATGGGATCGTTCCGCCGAAAAGCGCCCGTTATTTATACGAGCAGATTGGTTCGGAAAAGAAGAAGCTGTTATTTTTGCCCGATTCTTACCATCACGTCTGCTATGGTCCCGACCGGCATATATTATTTATGGAGGTAGAAAATTTTTTGTTAGAAAATGGTGATTATTGA
- a CDS encoding rhomboid family intramembrane serine protease: protein MFVRMENAHAFFRFYPVVTILVVLHIVIWFMFFLRIPIAEPLWEKMIGFNAAIKKGESWRFVTPLILHVRFEHMVINSISLILFGPALENMLGKGKFLILYIGSGIFANVATFFLLPAMYSHAGASGSIFGLFGMYGYLATFRRDIIEAQHARLLFAVLCVSLFIAFTAPDANMAAHLFGFLGGGIIAPFISSHLHRQRPFLIR from the coding sequence ATGTTTGTGCGTATGGAAAACGCCCATGCCTTTTTTCGGTTTTATCCTGTCGTTACCATTCTTGTTGTCCTTCATATAGTGATTTGGTTCATGTTTTTTTTACGCATTCCCATAGCTGAGCCGTTATGGGAAAAAATGATCGGCTTTAACGCCGCCATCAAAAAAGGGGAATCTTGGCGGTTCGTAACCCCGCTCATTTTGCACGTACGGTTTGAACATATGGTTATTAACTCGATTTCCCTTATTTTATTCGGCCCCGCCTTAGAAAACATGTTAGGAAAAGGCAAATTTTTGATTCTTTATATAGGAAGCGGGATATTTGCCAATGTTGCCACCTTTTTTCTTCTGCCGGCAATGTACAGCCACGCCGGAGCTTCCGGCTCAATTTTCGGCTTGTTCGGCATGTACGGATATTTGGCCACATTTCGCCGCGATATCATCGAAGCACAGCACGCCCGTCTTCTTTTCGCCGTATTATGTGTTAGTCTATTTATCGCATTTACCGCTCCTGATGCAAACATGGCCGCCCACCTGTTCGGCTTTTTAGGAGGGGGGATTATTGCCCCGTTCATTTCTTCCCATCTGCATCGGCAGCGGCCTTTTCTCATTCGCTAA
- the acpS gene encoding holo-ACP synthase: MIIGIGIDIVELKRIEQLIAKNEKFIDRILTENEKVIFFQLPPKRKVEFAAGRFAAKEAYAKAVGTGIGKNVSFHDIQIMHDDQGKPIVVSDMEENCRVHVSISHSRDYAIAQVIIERLS; the protein is encoded by the coding sequence ATGATTATCGGAATTGGCATCGATATTGTAGAGTTGAAACGGATCGAACAGCTAATAGCGAAAAATGAAAAATTTATCGATCGGATTTTAACGGAGAACGAAAAAGTGATTTTTTTCCAATTACCGCCGAAGCGCAAAGTGGAGTTTGCCGCGGGGAGATTTGCGGCAAAAGAAGCATATGCAAAGGCGGTCGGAACAGGGATCGGAAAAAATGTATCGTTCCATGATATTCAAATTATGCACGATGATCAGGGAAAGCCGATCGTTGTTTCCGATATGGAGGAGAACTGCCGCGTCCATGTTTCGATCTCCCATAGCCGTGATTATGCGATCGCTCAAGTCATTATTGAACGCTTGTCATAG
- a CDS encoding outer membrane lipoprotein-sorting protein — MRGNVFSVFLCAILLIALAGCGAKSQEDVVKALDKKMDEMTSYQAEAKMTFQTGDKPQVYDVEIWYKHPSYYRVSLKNADKNQSQMILRNDEGVFVFTPALNKSFRFQSDWPKNSSQAYLYESLVKDILSDSKASFKATKKHYVFETKTNYPNSSMIPKQEITLNKKDLSPVSVKVMDTDRNALLTVRFSKVEFNKKFDADAFDTSKNMTGARLEVPTMAKAENQALEVMYPANLPEGVKQVEEKEVASENGKRIIMTFGGEKSFTLIEEKAEVLPATSTPTLVNGEPVDLGFAIGALTDQTLTWSYKGIDFTLASSDLTPDELVMIARSVQGKTAK; from the coding sequence ATGAGGGGCAACGTGTTTAGCGTGTTTCTTTGCGCCATACTGCTGATCGCTTTAGCTGGTTGCGGGGCAAAATCGCAAGAAGATGTGGTGAAAGCACTTGATAAAAAGATGGATGAGATGACAAGCTATCAAGCAGAAGCGAAAATGACGTTTCAAACTGGCGATAAGCCGCAAGTTTACGACGTCGAAATTTGGTATAAGCATCCTTCATACTATCGGGTCAGCTTGAAAAATGCCGATAAAAACCAAAGCCAGATGATTTTGCGCAACGATGAAGGTGTTTTTGTTTTTACTCCGGCATTAAACAAAAGCTTCCGTTTTCAAAGCGATTGGCCGAAAAACAGCAGTCAAGCCTATTTGTACGAATCATTAGTGAAAGACATTTTAAGCGATTCAAAAGCAAGTTTTAAAGCAACGAAAAAGCATTACGTATTTGAAACGAAAACAAACTATCCGAACAGCAGCATGATTCCAAAACAGGAAATTACGTTAAACAAAAAAGATTTATCTCCGGTATCTGTCAAAGTAATGGATACAGATCGGAACGCTTTATTAACCGTGCGATTTTCAAAAGTAGAGTTTAATAAAAAATTTGATGCTGATGCGTTTGATACGTCCAAAAACATGACCGGCGCCCGCTTGGAAGTGCCGACGATGGCAAAAGCGGAAAACCAAGCGCTTGAAGTTATGTATCCGGCCAATTTGCCAGAAGGAGTAAAACAGGTAGAGGAAAAAGAAGTTGCTTCTGAAAACGGAAAACGGATTATTATGACATTTGGGGGCGAAAAATCGTTCACCTTAATCGAAGAGAAAGCAGAAGTGCTGCCGGCGACGAGCACCCCGACGCTTGTCAATGGCGAACCGGTCGATTTAGGGTTTGCGATCGGCGCGCTGACGGACCAGACTCTTACTTGGTCGTATAAAGGGATCGACTTTACGCTTGCTTCTTCGGATTTAACGCCGGATGAACTGGTGATGATTGCCCGCTCTGTCCAAGGAAAAACGGCGAAATAA
- the alr gene encoding alanine racemase has protein sequence MTSMFYRDTWAEIDLDAIYYNVSQLKNFLPNDVRIMAVVKANAYGHGDVQVAKTALEAGASYLAVAFLDEALALRKGGIDAPILVLGASRPSDINIAAKHRITLTVFQAEWIEQAADFYSETAPVLFHLKMDTGMGRLGVKEETETKRLIEQIDRHPYFSLEGVYTHFATADEINTGYFSFQYDNFLRMLEWLPYKPPLIHCGNSATTLRFPDKVFNMVRFGISMYGLSPSPEIKQYLPYTLKEAFSLHSRLVHVKKLKPGEKVSYGATYTAETEQWVGTVPIGYADGWLRKLQNFHVLVNGEKAPIIGRICMDQLMVRLPKQLPVGTKVTLIGRQGDKYISVDDVAQYLDTINYEIPCTISYRVPRIFFRNKSIMEVRNLVYA, from the coding sequence ATGACCAGTATGTTTTACCGCGATACTTGGGCAGAAATTGATTTAGACGCGATTTACTATAACGTTTCACAACTGAAAAATTTTTTGCCAAACGATGTCCGCATCATGGCGGTGGTGAAGGCGAACGCTTACGGCCACGGTGATGTGCAAGTGGCAAAAACTGCGCTCGAGGCAGGGGCCTCTTATTTGGCAGTAGCGTTTTTGGATGAAGCGCTCGCATTGCGAAAAGGCGGAATTGACGCTCCGATTCTCGTGCTGGGAGCTTCCCGGCCTAGCGATATTAATATCGCTGCAAAACACCGGATTACGCTCACCGTGTTCCAGGCAGAATGGATTGAACAAGCGGCAGATTTTTACAGTGAAACGGCGCCTGTTTTGTTTCATTTAAAAATGGATACGGGAATGGGGCGGCTCGGGGTGAAAGAGGAAACAGAAACGAAGCGCCTCATTGAACAAATTGACCGCCATCCGTATTTTTCGCTAGAAGGCGTTTATACTCATTTTGCCACAGCCGATGAAATCAACACGGGCTATTTTTCTTTTCAATACGATAATTTTTTACGGATGCTCGAATGGCTTCCATATAAACCGCCTCTTATTCATTGCGGGAACAGCGCGACGACGTTGCGGTTTCCGGATAAAGTGTTTAATATGGTGCGCTTTGGCATTTCGATGTATGGACTATCTCCTTCACCGGAAATAAAACAATATTTGCCATATACATTAAAGGAAGCCTTTTCATTGCATAGCCGCCTTGTTCATGTGAAAAAGCTGAAGCCGGGAGAAAAGGTAAGCTATGGCGCGACATATACGGCAGAAACGGAGCAATGGGTCGGCACAGTTCCAATTGGATATGCGGATGGTTGGTTGCGTAAGCTGCAAAACTTTCATGTGCTTGTTAATGGAGAAAAAGCGCCGATTATTGGAAGAATTTGCATGGATCAGCTGATGGTCCGCCTGCCAAAGCAGCTGCCAGTCGGAACGAAAGTGACCTTGATTGGCCGGCAAGGTGATAAATATATTTCTGTTGATGATGTTGCACAATACTTGGATACGATTAATTATGAAATTCCTTGTACAATCAGTTATCGTGTTCCCCGTATTTTTTTCCGAAATAAGAGTATAATGGAAGTGAGAAATCTTGTTTATGCATAA
- a CDS encoding CopG family ribbon-helix-helix protein has protein sequence MSESSATTEIVVRLPQALVTELDVLVKQENGNRNDLIYQATKMYIRERKKRQIREAMRRGYMEMAKINLSIASEAFLAEYEADHTVERLVSGG, from the coding sequence GTGTCGGAATCTAGCGCAACAACGGAAATCGTCGTTCGTTTACCTCAAGCACTAGTAACGGAATTGGATGTGCTTGTTAAACAAGAGAACGGCAACCGTAATGATCTCATTTATCAAGCAACTAAAATGTACATTCGCGAGCGAAAAAAACGGCAAATCCGCGAGGCGATGAGACGCGGTTATATGGAAATGGCGAAAATCAATTTATCCATTGCTTCAGAGGCGTTTCTTGCAGAATATGAAGCCGACCACACCGTTGAGCGTTTAGTTAGCGGGGGGTAA
- the ndoA gene encoding type II toxin-antitoxin system endoribonuclease NdoA: MIVKRGDVYFADLSPVVGSEQGGVRPVLVIQNDIGNRFSPTVIVAAITAQIQKAKLPTHVEIDAKRYGFERDSVILLEQIRTIDKQRLTDKITHLDDEMMDKVDEALQISLGLIDF, from the coding sequence TTGATTGTTAAGCGTGGCGACGTTTATTTTGCGGACCTTTCCCCGGTAGTTGGCTCGGAACAAGGAGGCGTTCGTCCGGTATTAGTCATTCAAAATGACATTGGAAATCGGTTTAGTCCGACGGTGATTGTGGCGGCGATAACAGCGCAAATCCAAAAAGCAAAGCTGCCGACACATGTTGAAATTGACGCGAAGCGTTACGGGTTTGAGCGGGATTCTGTTATTCTGCTAGAGCAAATTCGGACGATTGATAAGCAGCGGCTGACAGACAAAATTACTCACTTGGACGATGAAATGATGGATAAGGTGGATGAAGCGCTGCAAATTAGTTTAGGACTCATAGATTTTTAG